In one Pseudomonas tensinigenes genomic region, the following are encoded:
- the purF gene encoding amidophosphoribosyltransferase, whose protein sequence is MCGIVGIVGKSNVNQALYDALTVLQHRGQDAAGIVTSHDGRLFLRKDNGLVRDVFQQRHMQRLVGHMGIGHVRYPTAGSSTSAEAQPFYVNSPYGITLAHNGNLTNVEQLAKEIYESDLRHVNTSSDSEVLLNVFAHELAQRGKLQPTEEDVFAAVTDVHNRCVGGYAVVAMVTGYGIVGFRDPHGIRPIVFGQRHTDEGVEYMIASESVSLDVLGFTLIRDLAPGEAVYITEDGKLHTRQCATNPSLTPCIFEHVYLARPDSIIDGVSVYKARLRMGEKLAEKILRERPEHDIDVVIPIPDTSRTAALELANHLGVKFREGFVKNRYIGRTFIMPGQAARKKSVRQKLNAIELEFRGKNVMLVDDSIVRGTTCKQIIQMAREAGAKNVYFCSAAPAVRFPNVYGIDMPSAHELIAHNRSTQDVADLIGADWLIYQDLPDLIEAVGGGKIKIENFDCAVFDGKYVTGDVDEAYLDKIEQARNDASKVKTQAVSAIIDLYNN, encoded by the coding sequence ATGTGTGGCATCGTCGGTATCGTCGGTAAGTCGAACGTCAATCAGGCGCTGTATGACGCGCTAACCGTGCTCCAGCACCGCGGCCAGGACGCTGCCGGTATCGTGACCAGCCATGATGGCCGGTTGTTCTTGCGCAAGGACAATGGCCTGGTGCGTGACGTGTTTCAACAGCGTCACATGCAGCGTCTGGTCGGTCACATGGGTATCGGCCACGTCCGTTACCCGACCGCGGGCAGCTCGACGTCGGCCGAAGCTCAGCCGTTCTACGTCAACTCGCCTTACGGCATCACCCTGGCGCATAACGGTAACCTGACCAACGTTGAGCAGTTGGCCAAAGAGATCTACGAATCCGATCTGCGTCACGTCAACACCAGTTCCGACTCGGAAGTGCTGCTCAACGTGTTCGCGCATGAGCTGGCCCAGCGCGGCAAGCTGCAACCGACCGAAGAAGACGTGTTTGCCGCCGTGACCGACGTGCACAACCGTTGCGTCGGCGGTTACGCGGTCGTGGCGATGGTGACCGGTTACGGCATCGTCGGTTTCCGTGACCCGCACGGCATCCGTCCAATCGTGTTCGGCCAGCGTCACACCGACGAAGGTGTCGAGTACATGATCGCCTCGGAAAGCGTTTCGCTGGACGTGCTCGGTTTCACCCTGATTCGCGACCTGGCACCGGGCGAAGCGGTCTACATCACTGAAGACGGCAAGCTGCACACCCGTCAGTGCGCGACCAACCCGTCCTTGACTCCATGCATTTTCGAGCACGTCTACCTGGCGCGTCCGGATTCGATCATCGACGGCGTGTCGGTCTACAAGGCCCGTCTGCGCATGGGCGAGAAGCTCGCCGAGAAGATCCTGCGCGAGCGTCCAGAGCACGACATCGACGTGGTGATCCCTATTCCGGACACCAGCCGTACCGCGGCGCTGGAACTGGCCAACCATCTGGGCGTGAAATTCCGCGAAGGTTTCGTCAAGAACCGTTACATCGGCCGTACGTTCATCATGCCGGGCCAAGCGGCCCGCAAGAAGTCGGTACGCCAGAAGCTCAACGCCATCGAGCTGGAATTCCGCGGCAAGAACGTGATGCTGGTCGACGACTCGATCGTGCGCGGCACCACCTGCAAGCAGATCATCCAGATGGCCCGCGAAGCCGGCGCGAAAAACGTCTACTTCTGCTCGGCAGCCCCAGCGGTACGCTTCCCGAACGTGTATGGCATCGACATGCCAAGCGCCCACGAGCTGATCGCACACAACCGTTCGACTCAGGACGTGGCGGATCTGATCGGTGCCGACTGGCTGATCTATCAGGACCTGCCTGACTTGATCGAAGCGGTCGGTGGCGGCAAGATCAAGATCGAGAATTTCGATTGCGCGGTGTTCGACGGCAAGTACGTCACCGGCGACGTCGATGAGGCTTACCTGGACAAGATCGAACAGGCCCGCAACGATGCCTCGAAGGTCAAGACCCAGGCGGTCAGTGCGATCATCGATCTGTACAACAACTGA
- a CDS encoding XdhC family protein codes for MQHLDLQVLRRALEWSVAGQRIWLCTVLTTYGSAPRAPGSLLAVNDGGQWIGSLSGGCVEEDFLERVAEGAFLDAVNVVRYGEGDDPRSRVSLPCGGILDVLVEKFDADCEVQAHLRELESALLGQCRLIREVDLASGARSLFADREQGARIEREIDRVRIRVGAAQRLLLAGYSSVALACAEFAVGLGFEVILCDPRDEVLEGVVLDGVEIRRQLPSVFIADGGCHRDTAVVALTHDPRIDDLAMMEAVRTEAFYIGVMGSQQTSQKRFERLRRIGGLGENELARIHAPIGLNLGSKTPAEIALAVLADILRIRSGIARDQL; via the coding sequence ATGCAGCATCTCGATCTACAAGTGCTGCGCCGCGCGCTGGAGTGGTCGGTGGCGGGGCAGCGCATCTGGCTCTGCACCGTGCTGACCACCTACGGTTCGGCACCGCGTGCGCCGGGTTCGCTGCTGGCGGTGAATGACGGCGGACAGTGGATCGGCTCGCTGTCGGGTGGCTGCGTCGAGGAAGATTTCCTTGAGCGCGTCGCCGAAGGTGCGTTTCTCGATGCGGTCAATGTCGTGCGTTACGGCGAAGGCGACGATCCGCGCTCGCGGGTCAGTCTGCCTTGTGGCGGCATTCTCGATGTGCTGGTAGAGAAATTTGACGCTGACTGCGAGGTGCAGGCGCATCTGCGTGAATTGGAGTCGGCGCTGCTCGGTCAGTGCCGCTTGATTCGCGAGGTCGATCTGGCCAGCGGCGCGCGCAGTCTGTTCGCTGATCGCGAGCAGGGTGCGCGGATCGAGCGCGAGATTGATCGGGTGCGGATTCGCGTTGGTGCGGCGCAGCGTTTATTGCTCGCTGGGTATTCCAGTGTGGCGCTGGCGTGTGCCGAGTTTGCTGTCGGCCTCGGGTTTGAGGTGATTCTCTGTGATCCGCGCGATGAGGTGCTTGAAGGCGTGGTGCTGGATGGTGTGGAGATTCGCCGGCAATTGCCGTCGGTGTTTATTGCTGACGGTGGCTGTCATCGTGATACGGCGGTCGTAGCGCTCACTCACGATCCGCGCATCGACGACCTGGCGATGATGGAAGCGGTGCGCACTGAGGCGTTCTACATCGGCGTGATGGGCTCGCAGCAGACTTCGCAGAAGCGCTTTGAGCGGTTACGTCGGATTGGCGGGCTGGGGGAGAACGAGTTGGCGCGGATTCATGCGCCGATCGGGCTTAACCTCGGCAGCAAGACGCCAGCGGAAATTGCCTTGGCGGTGCTGGCTGATATCCTGCGGATCCGTAGCGGGATTGCTCGGGATCAACTGTGA
- a CDS encoding SDR family oxidoreductase: MIELSTPKAGTHGRVALVTGAARGIGLGIAAWLISEGWQVVLTDLDRARGSKVAKVLGENAWFIAMDVADEGQVALGVAEVLGQFGRLDALVCNAAVADPHNITLESLDLAYWNRVLAVNLSGPMLLAKHCAPYLRAHNGSIVNLASTRARQSEADSEAYAASKGGLLALTHALAISLGPEIRVNAVSPGWIDARDPSARRAEPLADADHAQHPAGRVGTVEDVAAMVAWLLSRNAGFVTGQEFVVDGGMTKKMIYEQ; this comes from the coding sequence GTGATCGAGTTGTCCACTCCGAAAGCCGGTACCCATGGCCGCGTTGCGCTGGTCACGGGGGCCGCGCGCGGTATCGGTCTGGGGATTGCGGCATGGCTGATCAGCGAAGGCTGGCAAGTGGTGCTGACGGATCTGGATCGTGCGCGTGGTTCGAAAGTGGCGAAGGTACTGGGCGAAAACGCCTGGTTCATCGCCATGGATGTTGCCGATGAGGGCCAGGTTGCGCTCGGCGTTGCTGAGGTGTTGGGGCAGTTTGGTCGTCTCGATGCGCTGGTGTGCAACGCGGCGGTCGCTGATCCGCACAACATCACGCTCGAAAGTCTCGACCTGGCTTACTGGAATCGCGTGCTGGCGGTGAATCTCAGTGGGCCGATGTTGTTGGCCAAACACTGTGCGCCGTACCTGCGTGCGCACAACGGTTCGATCGTCAATCTGGCCTCGACCCGAGCGCGGCAGTCGGAGGCGGACTCCGAGGCGTACGCGGCGAGCAAGGGTGGCTTGCTGGCGTTGACGCATGCGCTGGCGATCAGTCTGGGTCCGGAGATTCGTGTCAACGCGGTCAGTCCGGGCTGGATTGATGCGCGGGATCCTTCTGCGCGTCGCGCCGAGCCGTTGGCTGATGCCGATCATGCTCAGCATCCGGCGGGCAGGGTCGGGACGGTCGAGGATGTCGCGGCCATGGTTGCGTGGTTGCTGTCGAGGAATGCCGGGTTTGTCACCGGGCAGGAATTCGTGGTCGATGGCGGTATGACGAAAAAGATGATTTACGAGCAGTGA
- a CDS encoding DUF2214 family protein, protein MLVHWFLAAIHLLAFALGFWAVLTRGTAFSRLAAGAGETKRVLLADNLWGISALILLVTGAMRAFAGFEKGTDYYLHQPLFHLKMTLFVLILIVELAPMITLIKWRIASARGAAIDTGRAKLYARISHVEALLLVLMMVAATGMARGVTFS, encoded by the coding sequence ATGCTGGTTCACTGGTTTCTAGCAGCTATTCATCTACTGGCTTTTGCCCTGGGCTTTTGGGCGGTTCTGACGCGAGGAACGGCATTCAGTCGCCTCGCTGCTGGTGCAGGTGAGACCAAGCGCGTTTTGCTGGCTGATAACCTATGGGGTATCTCTGCGTTGATTCTGCTGGTGACAGGCGCGATGCGGGCTTTTGCCGGCTTTGAAAAAGGCACTGACTATTATCTTCATCAGCCGCTGTTTCATCTGAAGATGACGCTGTTTGTGCTGATCCTGATTGTAGAGCTCGCCCCGATGATCACGTTGATCAAGTGGCGGATCGCGTCCGCACGCGGTGCAGCAATCGATACCGGGCGCGCCAAGCTGTACGCGCGAATCAGTCATGTCGAGGCGTTGTTGCTGGTACTGATGATGGTGGCGGCCACGGGCATGGCGCGTGGCGTGACATTCAGTTAG
- a CDS encoding O-succinylhomoserine sulfhydrylase: protein MSQEWDAGRLDSDLEGVAFDTLAVRAGQHRTPEGEHGDPMFFTSSYVFRTAADAAARFAGEVPGNVYSRYTNPTVRAFEERIAALEGAEQAVATATGMAAIMAVVMSLCSAGDHVLVSRSVFGSTISLFEKYFKRFGVEVDYVPLADLSAWDAAIKPNTKLLFVESPSNPLAELVDITALAEIAHAKGAMLVVDNCFCTPALQQPLKMGADIVVHSATKFIDGQGRCMGGVVAGRSEQMKEIVGFLRTAGPTLSPFNAWIFLKGLETLNLRMKAHCANAQELAEWLEQQDGIEKVHYAGLKSHPQHELAQRQQKGFGAVVSFEVKGGKEGAWRFIDATRLISITANLGDSKTTITHPSTTSHGRLAPQEREAAGIRDSLIRIAVGLEDVADLQADLARGLAAL, encoded by the coding sequence ATGAGTCAGGAATGGGATGCCGGTCGGCTGGACAGCGACCTCGAAGGCGTAGCGTTCGATACCCTGGCCGTACGTGCCGGTCAGCACCGTACGCCGGAAGGCGAGCACGGTGATCCGATGTTCTTCACCTCCAGCTACGTGTTCCGCACGGCTGCCGACGCGGCCGCGCGGTTTGCCGGGGAAGTGCCGGGCAACGTTTACTCGCGTTACACCAACCCGACCGTGCGTGCGTTCGAAGAGCGCATCGCCGCGCTGGAAGGCGCCGAGCAAGCCGTTGCGACCGCAACCGGCATGGCGGCGATCATGGCGGTGGTGATGAGCCTGTGCAGCGCCGGCGATCATGTGCTGGTTTCGCGCAGTGTGTTCGGTTCGACCATCAGCCTGTTCGAGAAGTACTTCAAGCGTTTCGGCGTGGAAGTCGATTACGTTCCGTTGGCCGATCTGTCGGCCTGGGATGCGGCGATCAAGCCCAACACCAAGCTGCTCTTTGTCGAGTCGCCTTCCAATCCATTGGCTGAGCTGGTCGATATCACCGCACTGGCGGAAATCGCGCACGCCAAAGGCGCGATGCTGGTGGTCGACAACTGCTTCTGCACACCGGCGTTGCAGCAGCCGCTGAAAATGGGCGCAGACATCGTCGTGCACTCGGCGACCAAGTTCATCGACGGCCAGGGTCGTTGCATGGGCGGCGTGGTAGCTGGTCGCAGTGAGCAGATGAAAGAAATCGTCGGCTTCCTGCGCACGGCCGGCCCAACCTTGAGCCCGTTCAACGCGTGGATCTTCCTCAAAGGTCTGGAAACCCTGAACCTGCGAATGAAGGCGCACTGCGCGAACGCTCAGGAACTGGCCGAATGGCTGGAGCAGCAGGACGGCATCGAGAAGGTGCATTACGCCGGTCTGAAGAGCCATCCGCAGCACGAACTGGCCCAGCGTCAGCAGAAGGGCTTCGGTGCGGTTGTAAGCTTTGAGGTCAAAGGCGGCAAAGAGGGCGCCTGGCGCTTCATTGATGCGACGCGGCTGATTTCGATCACCGCCAACCTCGGCGACAGCAAAACCACGATCACGCACCCGAGCACCACTTCCCACGGCCGTCTGGCGCCGCAGGAGCGTGAAGCAGCAGGCATTCGCGACAGTCTGATCCGCATCGCCGTCGGTCTAGAAGACGTAGCTGACCTGCAAGCCGACCTGGCGCGCGGTCTGGCAGCGCTGTGA
- a CDS encoding c-type cytochrome encodes MKLFLTRLTLAVGLAAPVLFAHADDQVKRGEYLARAADCMACHTAAGGAPFAGGLPIVSPFGTIYGTNITPSKDHGIGLYNDDEFFVALTEGKRRDGANLYPAMPYTSYHLMPRADSDAIHAYLKTIEPIERAAPVTSLSFPFNVRPGLIGWNMMYGKALKLESAEGKSEAWKRGQYMVEVLGHCGECHTPRGLPGAMQLDKRLTGGILNGYLAPSLLATDLAARGWNEQDLATFLKHGMSAQGTMFNEMFPVFHNSTQGLSDADLAAMATFLLGDKPPAAKALVEVPVEQLRASAQRGRQEYLNVCAGCHAVGGEGKPHIAVAMRGNTTLRLEDPRNLLRVIEDGIGEQKFSGFEHMQPMPGFADKLSPEQLTDLLNYLRQGWGGQSAELAVSEVQKLKDDAPSIEHKAH; translated from the coding sequence ATGAAGCTTTTTCTGACCCGCCTGACCCTGGCGGTCGGCCTCGCTGCGCCGGTGTTGTTTGCCCACGCCGATGATCAGGTCAAGCGCGGCGAATACCTCGCCCGCGCCGCTGACTGCATGGCTTGCCACACCGCAGCGGGCGGCGCGCCGTTTGCCGGTGGTCTGCCGATCGTCTCGCCGTTCGGCACGATCTATGGCACCAATATCACCCCGAGCAAGGATCACGGCATCGGTTTGTACAACGATGACGAGTTCTTTGTTGCGCTGACCGAAGGCAAGCGTCGCGATGGCGCGAACCTGTATCCGGCGATGCCGTACACCTCGTATCACCTGATGCCGCGTGCAGATTCGGATGCGATCCATGCCTACCTGAAAACCATCGAACCGATCGAGCGTGCAGCCCCGGTCACCAGTCTGAGCTTTCCGTTCAACGTGCGTCCGGGCCTGATCGGCTGGAACATGATGTACGGCAAAGCGCTGAAGCTGGAGTCGGCCGAAGGCAAAAGTGAAGCCTGGAAGCGCGGCCAGTACATGGTCGAAGTCCTTGGTCACTGCGGCGAATGCCACACCCCGCGCGGTCTGCCGGGTGCGATGCAGTTGGATAAGCGCCTGACCGGCGGCATCCTCAATGGCTACCTAGCGCCGAGCCTGCTGGCCACTGATCTGGCCGCGCGCGGCTGGAACGAGCAGGATCTGGCCACGTTCCTCAAGCACGGCATGAGCGCGCAGGGGACGATGTTCAACGAGATGTTCCCGGTGTTCCACAACAGCACTCAGGGTCTGAGCGATGCGGATCTGGCGGCGATGGCGACATTCCTGCTCGGCGACAAACCGCCGGCTGCCAAAGCACTTGTTGAAGTGCCGGTAGAACAGCTCCGCGCCAGTGCCCAGCGCGGCCGTCAGGAATATCTGAACGTCTGCGCCGGCTGTCACGCGGTCGGTGGCGAAGGCAAACCGCATATCGCGGTGGCCATGCGCGGCAACACCACGCTGCGCCTGGAAGATCCGCGCAATCTTTTGCGGGTGATCGAGGACGGTATCGGCGAGCAGAAGTTCTCCGGCTTCGAGCACATGCAACCGATGCCGGGTTTCGCCGACAAGCTCAGTCCTGAACAGCTGACCGATCTGCTCAACTACCTGCGTCAAGGTTGGGGTGGTCAATCCGCCGAGCTGGCAGTGAGCGAAGTGCAAAAGCTGAAAGACGACGCACCGTCCATCGAGCACAAGGCGCACTGA
- a CDS encoding (2Fe-2S)-binding protein, whose translation MANRPLQLTLNGQSVGPVDIPDDLPMIDYLHEYKNLTGSRLGCGQGICHACVVIVDNPDGTSEEVRTCITGAHYFEGKKVRTIEAHAKRDEAGQVTELNPIQQRFVDEFAFQCSYCAPGFVNAATVLVEKLQRQPIVQSKLEQVIEDSLGHHVCRCTGYVRYYNATRNVLTDLGLVKEG comes from the coding sequence ATGGCTAACCGTCCGCTTCAACTGACCCTCAATGGTCAATCCGTCGGCCCGGTGGACATCCCTGATGACCTGCCGATGATCGACTACCTGCACGAATACAAAAACCTCACCGGCTCGCGTCTGGGCTGCGGTCAGGGTATCTGCCACGCCTGTGTGGTGATCGTCGACAACCCGGACGGCACCAGCGAAGAAGTGCGCACCTGCATCACCGGCGCGCATTACTTCGAAGGCAAGAAAGTCCGCACCATCGAAGCTCACGCCAAGCGTGATGAGGCGGGCCAGGTCACCGAACTGAACCCGATCCAGCAGCGCTTCGTCGATGAGTTCGCGTTCCAGTGCAGCTACTGCGCGCCGGGCTTCGTCAACGCCGCGACCGTGCTGGTCGAGAAGCTGCAGCGCCAGCCGATCGTGCAGAGCAAGCTCGAACAAGTCATCGAGGACAGCCTCGGCCACCACGTCTGCCGTTGCACCGGGTACGTGCGTTATTACAACGCCACCCGCAACGTCCTGACCGATCTCGGCCTGGTCAAGGAGGGTTAA
- a CDS encoding NAD(P)/FAD-dependent oxidoreductase: MANTLYPESYYAASANAVPPRPALQDDVETDVCVIGAGYTGLSSALFLLENGFRVTVLEAAKVGFGASGRNGGQIVNSYSRDIDVIERSVGPKQAQLLGQMAFEGGRIIRERVAKYNIQCDLKDGGVFAALTAKQMVHLESQKRLWERFGHTQLELLDQRRIREVVACDQYVGGMLDMSGGHIHPLNLALGEAAAVESLGGTIYEQSPAVRIERGANPVVHTPQGKVRAKFIIVAGNAYLGNLVPELAAKSMPCGTQVITTEPLGDEQAKALLPQDYCVEDCNYLLDYYRLTGDKRLIFGGGVVYGARDPANIEAIIRPKMLKAFPQLKDVKIDYAWTGNFLLTLSRLPQVGRLGDNIYYSQGCSGHGVTYTHLAGKVLAEALRGQAERFDAFADLPHYPFPGGQLLRTPFAALGAWYYGLRDKFGM; encoded by the coding sequence ATGGCGAACACCCTTTACCCAGAGTCCTATTACGCTGCGTCGGCCAATGCCGTACCGCCTCGCCCTGCCTTGCAGGATGATGTGGAGACGGACGTCTGTGTGATCGGCGCCGGGTATACCGGATTGTCCTCCGCCCTGTTTCTGCTGGAAAACGGTTTTCGCGTCACCGTACTGGAAGCGGCCAAGGTCGGTTTCGGCGCTTCCGGGCGTAATGGCGGGCAGATCGTTAACAGCTATAGCCGCGACATCGACGTGATCGAGCGCAGCGTCGGCCCCAAGCAAGCGCAACTGCTCGGGCAGATGGCGTTCGAAGGCGGCCGGATCATTCGCGAGCGCGTGGCCAAGTACAATATTCAGTGCGACCTGAAGGACGGCGGCGTGTTCGCCGCGCTGACGGCCAAGCAGATGGTCCACCTGGAATCGCAGAAGCGGCTTTGGGAGCGCTTCGGTCATACGCAACTGGAACTGCTCGATCAGCGCCGCATTCGCGAAGTGGTTGCGTGCGATCAGTACGTCGGCGGCATGCTCGACATGAGCGGTGGGCACATCCACCCGCTGAACCTTGCGCTGGGTGAAGCGGCGGCGGTCGAGTCCCTCGGCGGCACCATCTATGAGCAATCGCCTGCCGTGCGCATCGAGCGCGGCGCCAACCCGGTGGTGCATACGCCGCAAGGCAAGGTCAGGGCCAAGTTCATCATCGTCGCCGGCAATGCCTATCTCGGCAACCTGGTACCGGAACTGGCGGCCAAATCGATGCCATGCGGCACGCAAGTGATCACCACCGAACCGCTGGGAGACGAGCAGGCGAAAGCCTTGCTGCCACAGGATTACTGCGTTGAAGACTGCAATTACCTGCTCGACTACTACCGTCTCACGGGTGACAAGCGCCTGATCTTCGGCGGTGGAGTGGTGTATGGCGCGCGCGATCCGGCGAACATCGAAGCGATCATTCGTCCGAAAATGCTCAAGGCGTTCCCGCAGCTCAAGGATGTGAAGATCGACTACGCCTGGACCGGAAATTTCCTGCTGACCCTGTCGCGTTTGCCGCAAGTCGGCCGTTTGGGCGACAACATTTATTACTCGCAGGGTTGCAGCGGCCATGGTGTGACTTACACGCATCTGGCAGGCAAGGTGCTGGCTGAGGCGCTGCGCGGTCAGGCTGAGCGCTTCGATGCGTTTGCCGACTTGCCGCACTACCCGTTCCCCGGCGGACAGCTGCTGCGTACGCCATTTGCTGCGTTAGGTGCCTGGTATTACGGCTTGCGCGACAAATTCGGGATGTAA
- a CDS encoding xanthine dehydrogenase family protein molybdopterin-binding subunit, which translates to MSNREISRRSFLQGGLVAGVSVTLTPLSSQALAALMENSVTVPSEKWLGNNGKARQRNDALSKVCGSKVFARDIRSKDMPGWPEQQGHAMLLKTIKADRIYAGYDLSWLGADLQPDRIVTAADLDKDGIVFPEEHAPDPLLPEGKVPMFIGHPVAILIWNDFERFRQAKNKLKFNDKAIRYGAQVPFYEGDPYGSFRYVRVGGATSADEDEFASLKDSILFPMLKNRRPVWNSQPNLHGNLTERGLFYADRMKNEIDTPPDNWLVFDERYKTPSIEPAAMEPDNGNGWYDPKTKTLHFVVATQCPLEAATETAKMIAPSRFGLDNLNMHPGYTVGYGSKDHNIFVYYAALAALYGAGVPVRLANDRYEQFQSGIKRHPFDIRYQLAVDKNDYTFKIFRAEMSVDGGGRINYSPSVAAVGATAAQSIYYMPQNDLQVTAYHSRGVEAGSMRGYGTLQSMAATEMMVDEIANRLGVDAIDLRRKNALRSGMKNTQGAIPAGALRLHEILDKASVHEVWKNRDAIKKQREAADPDNWYGVGFAICQKDFGTGSEAPMASIEFTADGRITLRHIGIEIGTGMSTSQALVVADFLGSPAHEVKTGETEWKEMQLITGGNPYIMSQAEQDNLLRNPRWVGKLASASSATNSAYYFSHATREAARVLFNNGLWPAAMEIWRQGPYGGQANPYVVRREDAHWVDGKLTANGMQPLTFEELAKHAHERGLVTGATVHAFNRWSWAEAEYSIDGVRERLPLDGLAVKYGDGAPKAKKALMATSGFHLLDRQNINYPVVQLNNAAVTYYSPVATLVELKVNKGSAEVEVLNHHSWVECGRVLVEELVKGQLEGGIAMGIGHALMEEMPLYEGGPGEGDWNFNRYRLPMARHVAVWKQTSEILPALSPSDPSKGIAEVVMIPVVGAIGNAVAHAIGKRVRDLPITAARIKEALNG; encoded by the coding sequence ATGTCCAACCGTGAAATATCCCGGCGCTCGTTCCTCCAGGGCGGCCTGGTGGCGGGTGTGAGCGTCACGCTCACGCCGCTCAGCAGTCAGGCGCTGGCTGCCTTGATGGAAAACAGCGTCACCGTGCCGTCCGAGAAATGGCTCGGCAATAACGGCAAGGCGCGTCAGCGTAACGACGCACTGTCCAAGGTCTGCGGCAGCAAAGTCTTTGCCCGCGACATCCGCTCCAAGGACATGCCGGGCTGGCCTGAACAGCAAGGCCACGCCATGCTGCTGAAAACCATCAAGGCTGATCGCATCTACGCCGGTTACGACCTGTCGTGGCTCGGCGCCGATTTGCAGCCGGACCGCATCGTCACCGCCGCGGATCTGGACAAGGACGGCATCGTCTTCCCGGAAGAACACGCGCCGGATCCACTGCTGCCAGAAGGCAAAGTGCCGATGTTCATCGGTCACCCGGTGGCGATCCTGATCTGGAATGACTTCGAGCGTTTCCGTCAGGCCAAGAACAAACTCAAATTCAATGACAAAGCGATTCGTTACGGTGCCCAAGTGCCGTTCTACGAAGGCGACCCCTACGGCAGCTTCCGTTATGTGCGCGTTGGCGGCGCGACCTCGGCTGATGAAGATGAGTTCGCCAGCCTGAAGGACTCGATCCTGTTCCCGATGCTGAAGAACCGTCGTCCGGTGTGGAATTCCCAGCCGAACCTGCACGGCAACCTGACCGAGCGCGGCCTGTTCTACGCCGACCGCATGAAGAACGAGATCGACACGCCGCCGGACAACTGGCTGGTGTTCGACGAGCGCTACAAGACCCCGTCGATCGAGCCGGCTGCCATGGAGCCGGACAACGGCAACGGCTGGTACGACCCGAAAACCAAAACCCTGCACTTCGTGGTAGCGACCCAGTGCCCGTTGGAAGCGGCGACCGAGACCGCAAAGATGATCGCGCCCTCGCGCTTCGGCCTCGACAACCTGAACATGCACCCGGGCTACACCGTCGGTTACGGTTCCAAAGACCACAACATCTTCGTCTACTACGCAGCCCTGGCCGCGCTATACGGCGCCGGTGTGCCTGTGCGCTTGGCCAACGACCGCTACGAGCAGTTCCAGAGCGGCATCAAGCGTCACCCGTTTGACATCCGCTACCAGTTGGCGGTGGACAAGAACGACTACACCTTCAAGATTTTCCGCGCGGAAATGAGCGTCGACGGTGGTGGCCGAATCAACTACAGCCCATCCGTAGCGGCAGTGGGCGCCACGGCGGCGCAGTCGATCTACTACATGCCGCAGAACGACCTGCAAGTCACCGCTTACCACTCGCGTGGCGTTGAGGCCGGTTCGATGCGCGGTTACGGCACTCTGCAAAGCATGGCGGCGACCGAAATGATGGTCGACGAAATCGCCAATCGCCTTGGTGTCGATGCCATCGACCTCCGTCGCAAGAACGCCCTGCGCTCGGGCATGAAAAACACCCAAGGCGCGATCCCGGCCGGTGCCTTGCGCCTGCACGAGATCCTCGACAAGGCCTCGGTGCACGAAGTCTGGAAAAACCGCGACGCGATCAAGAAACAGCGCGAAGCCGCAGACCCGGATAACTGGTACGGCGTCGGTTTCGCCATCTGCCAGAAAGACTTCGGCACCGGTTCCGAAGCGCCGATGGCAAGCATTGAATTCACTGCCGACGGTCGCATTACCCTGCGCCATATCGGCATTGAAATCGGCACCGGCATGTCCACCTCGCAAGCCCTGGTCGTGGCCGATTTCCTCGGCAGCCCGGCGCACGAAGTGAAAACCGGCGAAACCGAGTGGAAGGAAATGCAACTGATCACCGGTGGCAACCCTTACATCATGAGCCAGGCCGAGCAGGACAACCTGCTGCGCAATCCGCGTTGGGTCGGCAAACTGGCCTCGGCCTCGTCGGCGACCAACTCGGCGTACTACTTCAGTCACGCTACCCGTGAAGCAGCGCGCGTGCTGTTCAACAACGGTTTGTGGCCGGCGGCCATGGAAATCTGGCGTCAGGGTCCTTACGGCGGTCAAGCCAACCCTTACGTCGTGCGTCGCGAAGATGCGCACTGGGTCGACGGCAAACTCACGGCCAACGGCATGCAGCCGTTGACCTTCGAAGAGCTGGCCAAACACGCTCACGAGCGTGGTCTGGTGACTGGCGCCACCGTTCACGCGTTCAACCGCTGGAGCTGGGCCGAAGCCGAATACAGCATCGACGGCGTGCGCGAGCGCCTGCCGCTCGATGGTCTCGCCGTGAAATACGGTGACGGCGCGCCGAAAGCCAAGAAAGCGTTGATGGCCACGTCTGGTTTCCATCTCTTGGATCGCCAGAACATCAATTACCCGGTTGTGCAGTTGAACAACGCTGCCGTGACTTACTACAGCCCGGTCGCGACGCTGGTCGAACTGAAGGTCAACAAGGGTTCTGCTGAAGTCGAAGTGCTCAACCACCATTCGTGGGTCGAGTGCGGTCGTGTGTTGGTCGAAGAACTGGTCAAGGGCCAGCTCGAAGGCGGTATCGCCATGGGCATCGGCCACGCCTTGATGGAAGAGATGCCACTGTACGAAGGCGGGCCGGGGGAGGGTGACTGGAACTTCAACCGTTACCGTCTGCCGATGGCGCGTCACGTTGCCGTGTGGAAGCAGACGTCGGAGATTCTGCCGGCGCTGTCGCCAAGTGATCCGTCGAAAGGCATCGCCGAAGTGGTGATGATCCCGGTTGTCGGGGCCATCGGTAACGCCGTGGCCCACGCCATCGGTAAACGTGTTCGCGATCTGCCAATCACTGCTGCGCGCATCAAGGAGGCCCTCAATGGCTAA